One genomic window of Geodermatophilus sp. DSM 44513 includes the following:
- a CDS encoding lyase family protein: MSLFDGTFARGGAAAAVSDDAWARALLAVEAALARAAARLGLVPADAADAVTAACAHPERLDLAAVAARAADAGNPVPALVRVLLDAVGARGAAAVHVGATSQDVLDTALVLLARDAVAALDADLAAAAELAAALARTHRDDVVAGRTLMQQALPTTFGLKAAGWLAGLDGARLRLAEAVATLPVQYGGAVGTLAASGGSGVALRAALADELGLATTAVGWSTVRLPVADLAGALGAAAGVVATVAVDVVLLAQTEVAEVAEVAEGRGGSSAMPHKRNPVAAISARACARRAPGLVATLLAAMEQEHERGAGAWQSEWPTLTGLLGTVGSAASWLAESLRGLRPDTARMAATAAAAAEGPLAGALAEALTPSLGKGAAHDAAAAAVREARDAGRPLAELVAARTDVDVRAVLAAGRPDVGEAGAQVDAALAEHAALVEGRQ; the protein is encoded by the coding sequence ATGAGCCTGTTCGACGGGACCTTCGCCCGCGGCGGGGCCGCGGCCGCCGTCTCCGACGACGCCTGGGCGCGGGCGCTGCTGGCCGTGGAGGCCGCGCTGGCCCGCGCCGCGGCCCGGTTGGGGCTGGTGCCGGCCGACGCCGCCGACGCGGTCACCGCCGCCTGCGCGCACCCGGAGCGGCTGGACCTGGCCGCCGTGGCCGCGCGGGCCGCGGACGCCGGCAACCCGGTGCCCGCGCTGGTGCGGGTGCTGCTGGACGCGGTGGGGGCGCGCGGCGCGGCCGCCGTGCACGTCGGGGCGACCAGCCAGGACGTGCTGGACACCGCCCTGGTGCTGCTGGCGCGGGACGCCGTGGCGGCGCTCGATGCCGACCTGGCCGCGGCCGCCGAGCTCGCCGCGGCCCTCGCCCGCACCCACCGGGACGACGTGGTCGCCGGACGCACGCTGATGCAGCAGGCGCTGCCCACGACGTTCGGGCTCAAGGCCGCCGGCTGGCTGGCCGGGCTGGACGGCGCGAGGCTGCGGCTGGCCGAGGCGGTCGCCACGCTGCCGGTGCAGTACGGCGGCGCGGTGGGCACCCTGGCGGCGTCCGGCGGCTCGGGGGTGGCGCTGCGGGCGGCGCTGGCCGACGAGCTGGGGCTGGCCACCACCGCCGTCGGGTGGTCCACCGTCCGGCTGCCGGTCGCCGACCTGGCCGGTGCGCTGGGTGCCGCCGCCGGGGTGGTCGCCACCGTGGCCGTCGACGTCGTCCTGCTCGCCCAGACCGAGGTGGCCGAGGTCGCGGAGGTGGCGGAGGGCCGCGGCGGGTCCTCGGCGATGCCGCACAAGCGCAACCCGGTGGCCGCGATCTCCGCCCGGGCCTGCGCCCGCCGCGCGCCGGGGCTGGTGGCCACCCTGCTGGCGGCGATGGAGCAGGAGCACGAGCGGGGCGCCGGGGCGTGGCAGAGCGAGTGGCCGACGCTGACCGGGCTGCTCGGCACCGTGGGGTCGGCGGCGTCCTGGCTGGCCGAGAGCCTGCGCGGGCTGCGACCGGACACCGCCCGGATGGCCGCCACCGCCGCGGCCGCCGCCGAGGGCCCGCTTGCCGGCGCGCTGGCCGAGGCGCTGACGCCGTCCCTCGGGAAGGGAGCAGCGCACGACGCGGCGGCCGCCGCCGTCCGCGAGGCCCGCGACGCGGGGCGCCCGCTGGCCGAGCTGGTCGCCGCGCGCACCGACGTCGACGTGCGCGCGGTGCTCGCCGCCGGTAGACCCGACGTCGGGGAGGCCGGCGCCCAGGTGGACGCCGCCCTGGCCGAGCACGCCGCACTCGTGGAGGGACGTCAGTGA
- a CDS encoding biotin-dependent carboxyltransferase family protein, translated as MRTLTVLAPGPLTTVQDRGRPGQGALGIGRSGACDRAAAALANRLVGNAPDAAVLEATLGGLVLRADADLVVTTTGARCSAVHNAPLTLRAGRELRLGRPDAGLRTYVAVRGGVAVEPVLGSRSTDLLSGLGPPVLLAGAVLPVGSAAGPVPGVDVAPVPDPPGGEVTVRVLPGPRADWFADPAALTGTAWEVTGESNRIGLRLAGVPLERSRTGELPSEGMVRGALQVPPSGQPVLFLADPPVTGGYPVIGYVADDDVDCCGQLRPGQTLRFRAAAR; from the coding sequence ATGCGCACCCTCACCGTGCTCGCCCCCGGACCGCTGACCACCGTGCAGGACCGCGGCCGGCCCGGGCAGGGCGCGCTGGGCATCGGCCGCTCCGGGGCCTGCGACCGGGCCGCGGCCGCGCTGGCCAACCGGCTGGTGGGCAACGCCCCGGACGCCGCCGTGCTGGAGGCCACCCTCGGCGGACTGGTGCTGCGCGCCGACGCGGACCTGGTGGTGACCACGACCGGGGCCCGCTGCTCCGCGGTGCACAACGCCCCGCTGACCCTGCGCGCCGGGCGCGAGCTGCGCCTGGGCCGGCCCGACGCCGGGCTGCGCACCTACGTCGCCGTCCGCGGCGGGGTCGCCGTCGAGCCGGTGCTGGGCAGCCGCTCCACCGACCTGCTGTCCGGGCTGGGCCCGCCGGTGCTCCTCGCCGGCGCCGTGCTGCCGGTGGGGTCCGCGGCCGGGCCGGTGCCCGGGGTGGACGTCGCGCCGGTGCCCGACCCGCCGGGCGGTGAGGTGACCGTGCGGGTGCTGCCCGGCCCGCGCGCCGACTGGTTCGCCGACCCCGCCGCGCTGACCGGCACCGCGTGGGAGGTGACCGGCGAGAGCAACCGGATCGGGCTGCGGCTGGCCGGCGTCCCGCTGGAGCGCTCGCGCACCGGGGAGCTGCCCAGCGAGGGCATGGTGCGCGGCGCCCTGCAGGTGCCGCCGTCCGGGCAGCCGGTGCTGTTCCTCGCCGACCCCCCGGTGACCGGCGGCTACCCGGTGATCGGCTACGTGGCCGACGACGACGTCGACTGCTGCGGCCAGCTGCGCCCGGGCCAGACGCTGCGGTTCCGCGCCGCCGCCCGGTGA
- a CDS encoding benzaldehyde dehydrogenase, protein MALLDDGAWHGRVWTGAWTEGSGGTYDVVEPATGDVVGAVGRATPEDVAAAADRAVGAQRAWAALPFEDRARVLRRAGAVLEANAEEIRGWLARETGAIQPFGDFQVHTTAAECYEASALPSHPYGELLRTGAPRLSFARRVPAGVVGVIAPFNVPTILAIRAVAPALALGNAVVLKPDPRTAVSGGVLFARVFEEAGLPAGVLQVLPGGADVGEALVTAPPVRVIAFTGSTTAGRAVGALAGQHLKRAHLELGGNSALIVLPDVDVTAAASVGAWGTFAHQGQICMATSRHLVHESIAEEYTAVLTEKVAHLPVGDPFREQVALGPLIDAGQRDRVHRLVTASVDGGATLRTGGTYEELFYRPTVLGDVPVEAPAYREEVFGPVAPVTPFGSLDQVVELARGTEYGLALGILTRDVYAGLQLAERIPSGLVHVNDQTVNDEAVAPFGGVGASGTGSRHGGPQANIEAFTETQWVTLRGDLPAYPF, encoded by the coding sequence ATGGCACTGCTGGACGACGGCGCGTGGCACGGCCGGGTGTGGACCGGCGCCTGGACGGAGGGCTCGGGCGGCACCTACGACGTCGTCGAGCCGGCGACCGGGGACGTCGTCGGCGCGGTCGGCCGGGCCACGCCCGAGGACGTCGCCGCCGCCGCGGACCGGGCCGTCGGGGCGCAGCGGGCCTGGGCGGCGCTGCCGTTCGAGGACCGCGCCCGGGTGCTGCGCCGGGCCGGCGCGGTGCTGGAGGCCAACGCCGAGGAGATCCGGGGCTGGCTGGCCCGGGAGACCGGCGCGATCCAGCCGTTCGGCGACTTCCAGGTGCACACCACCGCGGCCGAGTGCTACGAGGCGTCGGCGCTGCCCAGCCACCCCTACGGGGAGCTGCTGCGCACCGGGGCGCCCCGGCTGTCCTTCGCCCGCCGGGTGCCGGCCGGCGTCGTCGGGGTCATCGCGCCGTTCAACGTGCCGACCATCCTCGCCATCCGCGCGGTGGCACCGGCGCTGGCGCTGGGCAACGCCGTCGTCCTCAAGCCCGACCCGCGCACCGCGGTGTCCGGCGGGGTGCTCTTCGCCCGGGTCTTCGAGGAGGCCGGGCTGCCGGCCGGCGTCCTGCAGGTGCTGCCCGGCGGGGCGGACGTCGGGGAGGCGCTGGTGACCGCCCCGCCCGTGCGGGTGATCGCCTTCACCGGGTCGACCACGGCGGGCCGCGCGGTCGGGGCGCTGGCCGGCCAGCACCTCAAGCGGGCGCACCTGGAGCTCGGCGGCAACTCCGCGCTGATCGTGCTGCCCGACGTCGACGTGACCGCAGCGGCGTCGGTGGGCGCGTGGGGGACGTTCGCCCACCAGGGCCAGATCTGCATGGCCACGTCGCGGCACCTGGTGCACGAGTCGATCGCCGAGGAGTACACCGCCGTCCTCACCGAGAAGGTCGCGCACCTGCCGGTGGGCGACCCGTTCCGCGAGCAGGTGGCCCTGGGCCCGCTGATCGACGCCGGCCAGCGCGACCGGGTGCACCGGCTGGTCACCGCGAGCGTGGACGGCGGGGCGACGCTGCGCACCGGCGGCACCTACGAGGAGCTGTTCTACCGGCCCACCGTGCTCGGCGACGTGCCGGTCGAGGCGCCGGCGTACCGCGAGGAGGTCTTCGGCCCGGTCGCCCCGGTGACGCCGTTCGGCAGCCTGGACCAGGTGGTGGAGCTGGCCCGCGGCACCGAGTACGGGCTGGCCCTGGGCATCCTCACCCGCGACGTGTACGCCGGTCTGCAGCTGGCCGAGCGCATCCCGTCGGGCCTGGTGCACGTCAACGACCAGACGGTCAACGACGAGGCCGTGGCCCCCTTCGGCGGGGTGGGCGCCTCGGGCACCGGCTCCCGGCACGGCGGCCCACAGGCCAACATCGAGGCGTTCACCGAGACCCAGTGGGTGACCCTGCGCGGCGACCTGCCCGCCTACCCGTTCTGA
- the pcaG gene encoding protocatechuate 3,4-dioxygenase subunit alpha → MSRPIVDPLEVPDATGPYRPRSGRRGSGFLTEPFRLGPTPSATVGPYLAIGLTWPDGAWAAAEGTPGGTWVRGRVLDGAGDLVPDAMVETWQADPDGRFPSPEDPRGPSSHPGFRGYARVQTVHPPGEFAVFTLKPGRVPDGEGGLQAPHVDVSVFARGLLDRVVTRIYFADEAAANAEDAVLRGLTDEQRRTLLAEPTGDGYRFDVHLQGDRETVFFAV, encoded by the coding sequence ATGAGTCGACCGATCGTGGACCCGCTGGAGGTCCCCGACGCCACGGGGCCGTACCGGCCGCGGTCGGGCCGGCGCGGCTCCGGCTTCCTCACCGAGCCGTTCCGGCTGGGGCCGACCCCGAGCGCCACGGTGGGCCCCTACCTGGCGATCGGCCTGACCTGGCCGGACGGCGCCTGGGCCGCCGCCGAGGGCACCCCGGGCGGCACCTGGGTCCGCGGCCGGGTGCTCGACGGCGCCGGCGACCTCGTCCCCGACGCGATGGTGGAGACCTGGCAGGCCGACCCGGACGGCCGCTTCCCCTCCCCGGAGGACCCGCGTGGCCCGTCGTCGCACCCCGGCTTCCGCGGGTACGCACGGGTGCAGACGGTGCACCCGCCGGGAGAGTTCGCGGTCTTCACCCTCAAGCCCGGGCGGGTGCCCGATGGGGAGGGCGGCCTGCAGGCGCCGCACGTCGACGTGTCGGTCTTCGCCCGCGGCCTGCTCGACCGCGTGGTCACCCGTATCTACTTCGCCGACGAGGCCGCGGCCAACGCCGAGGACGCCGTCCTGCGGGGGCTGACCGACGAACAGCGGCGCACCCTGCTCGCCGAGCCGACCGGGGACGGCTACCGCTTCGACGTGCACCTGCAGGGCGACCGGGAGACGGTGTTCTTCGCGGTATGA
- a CDS encoding MFS transporter encodes MTAPRAGRSRPRWAALVPAAVLVLVALCLRGPFTGAGPVLTELSAELSVPRAALAALTSVPLVLFGLVSPAAPALAARLGVHRAVLAGVLALAVGITLRPAGVAGLYSGTALLTAGIAVANVLVPAAARAEYGDRSAAAVGAAVASMGASASLGAGLAQPLATATGSARTGLTLWLAPVLVAVAAMALLARRRPVAPGAAVARPPVAAVLRDRVALAVTLFFGLQALSFYTMLSWLADVLETEAGVAPVTAGGLVAAAAALGVPCALLVPPLAARRAGQAGWIVGVGVPSTVAIAGLLLAPAAAPAVWALLWGLGTGAAFPLAMTLVLVRTRDVAQTGRLSAAAQSAGYLLAATGPLAVGLLYDTVGGWRPGLVLLLVLQAAQFAAGLAAARPRQVTEARRPERVR; translated from the coding sequence GTGACCGCGCCCCGCGCCGGCCGGTCCCGGCCGCGGTGGGCAGCGCTGGTCCCGGCCGCCGTCCTCGTCCTGGTCGCGCTGTGCCTGCGCGGCCCGTTCACCGGCGCGGGACCGGTGCTGACCGAGCTGTCCGCGGAGCTGTCGGTACCGCGCGCGGCGCTGGCCGCGCTCACCTCGGTGCCGCTGGTCCTCTTCGGCCTCGTCTCCCCCGCCGCCCCGGCGCTGGCCGCGCGGCTGGGCGTGCACCGCGCCGTCCTCGCCGGGGTGCTCGCCCTCGCCGTCGGGATCACCCTGCGCCCGGCCGGTGTGGCAGGCCTCTACTCCGGGACGGCGCTGCTGACCGCCGGCATCGCGGTGGCCAACGTGCTGGTGCCGGCCGCGGCCCGCGCCGAGTACGGGGACCGCAGCGCCGCGGCGGTCGGGGCCGCGGTGGCGTCGATGGGGGCGTCGGCCAGCCTGGGGGCGGGGCTGGCCCAGCCGCTGGCGACCGCGACCGGCAGCGCGCGCACCGGGCTGACGCTGTGGCTCGCCCCCGTGCTGGTGGCCGTCGCCGCGATGGCGCTGCTCGCCCGACGCCGCCCGGTCGCACCCGGCGCCGCGGTCGCCCGGCCGCCGGTGGCCGCCGTCCTGCGCGACCGGGTCGCGCTGGCGGTGACGCTGTTCTTCGGCCTGCAGGCGCTGTCCTTCTACACGATGCTCAGCTGGCTGGCCGACGTCCTGGAGACCGAGGCCGGGGTGGCCCCGGTGACCGCGGGCGGGCTGGTCGCCGCGGCCGCCGCGCTCGGCGTCCCGTGCGCACTGCTCGTCCCTCCCCTGGCCGCGCGGCGGGCCGGCCAGGCCGGGTGGATCGTCGGCGTGGGCGTGCCGTCGACCGTCGCCATCGCCGGCCTGCTGCTCGCCCCGGCCGCCGCGCCCGCGGTGTGGGCGCTGCTGTGGGGGCTGGGCACCGGGGCGGCGTTCCCGCTGGCCATGACGCTGGTGCTGGTGCGCACCCGCGACGTGGCGCAGACCGGCCGGCTGTCCGCGGCCGCGCAGAGCGCCGGGTACCTGCTGGCCGCGACCGGGCCGCTGGCCGTCGGGCTGCTGTACGACACCGTCGGTGGCTGGCGGCCCGGGCTGGTGCTGCTGCTGGTGCTGCAGGCCGCCCAGTTCGCCGCCGGCCTGGCCGCCGCCCGGCCGCGCCAGGTCACCGAGGCCCGCCGCCCGGAGCGGGTGCGCTGA
- the pcaC gene encoding 4-carboxymuconolactone decarboxylase, producing MDDRERREAGTATRREVLGDAWVDRAVAGTTPFTADFQDFITRVAWGDVWQRPGLSRRDRSLMTLSITVALRHWDEFALHVRAARNNGLTDAEIAEVLQHAAVYAGVPAANHAFKVAGPILEELRGGR from the coding sequence ATGGACGACCGGGAGCGCCGGGAGGCCGGCACGGCCACCCGCCGCGAGGTGCTCGGTGACGCCTGGGTGGACCGCGCGGTCGCCGGCACCACACCGTTCACCGCCGACTTCCAGGACTTCATCACCCGGGTGGCCTGGGGGGACGTGTGGCAGCGGCCGGGGCTGTCCCGCCGGGACCGCAGCCTGATGACGTTGTCGATCACCGTCGCGCTGCGGCACTGGGACGAGTTCGCGCTGCACGTGCGGGCGGCGCGGAACAACGGGCTGACCGACGCGGAGATCGCCGAGGTGCTCCAGCACGCCGCGGTCTACGCCGGCGTCCCGGCGGCCAACCACGCGTTCAAGGTCGCCGGTCCGATCCTCGAGGAGCTGCGCGGCGGGAGGTGA
- a CDS encoding allophanate hydrolase subunit 1, with protein sequence MRVLPSGSTALLVELDGLDDVLGLYAALAAEPIEGVVDVVPAARTVLLVTDPAVTGLDAVEQAVRRTTPRPARQGGGETVDLPVVYDGEDLADVAALLGVDTAEVVRRHTGTEWTVAFCGFAPGFGYLVPDGEPWDVPRRPSPRTRVPPGSVALAGGFGGVYPRESPGGWQLIGRTDVPVFDVDRDPAALLRPGVRVRFTEAG encoded by the coding sequence ATGCGCGTCCTGCCCAGCGGCTCCACCGCACTGCTGGTCGAGCTCGACGGCCTCGACGACGTCCTCGGCCTGTACGCCGCGCTCGCCGCCGAGCCGATCGAGGGCGTCGTGGACGTCGTCCCGGCGGCGCGCACCGTGCTGCTGGTCACCGACCCCGCGGTGACCGGCCTCGACGCCGTCGAGCAGGCGGTGCGGCGGACGACGCCCCGCCCCGCGCGGCAGGGCGGCGGGGAGACCGTCGACCTGCCCGTCGTCTACGACGGGGAGGACCTCGCCGACGTGGCAGCACTCCTCGGCGTGGACACCGCCGAGGTGGTGCGCCGGCACACCGGCACGGAGTGGACGGTGGCGTTCTGCGGGTTCGCCCCCGGCTTCGGCTACCTGGTCCCGGACGGCGAGCCGTGGGACGTGCCGCGTCGGCCCTCCCCGCGCACGCGGGTGCCGCCCGGGTCGGTGGCGCTGGCCGGGGGGTTCGGCGGCGTGTACCCGCGGGAGTCCCCCGGCGGGTGGCAGCTGATCGGGCGCACCGACGTGCCCGTGTTCGACGTCGACCGCGACCCCGCCGCGCTGCTGCGCCCGGGGGTGCGGGTGCGGTTCACCGAGGCCGGCTGA
- the pgi gene encoding glucose-6-phosphate isomerase has product MGVRDSAEWQALVEHHRQVGDRHLRDLFAEDPRRGTDLVVTAGDLYLDYSKNRLTRETVRLLAALAERAGLRERTEAVFRGEHVNTTEDRAVLHVALRDPRRSGLDVDGQDVRRDVHEVLDRMADVADRVRGGAWTGHTGQRIRTVVNIGIGGSDLGPAMAHQALRDSSDRSLTFRFVSNVDPTDLAEATRDLDPASTLFVVVSKTFTTQETLTNAREARRWLVEGLGGDPDAVARHFVAVSTNAGKVAEFGIDTANMFGFWDWVGGRYSFTSAVGLSLMVAIGPERYREMLDGFHTMDEHFRTAPYEENLPALLGLISVWYVDLFGAQSQAVLPYSQYLARFPAYLQQLCMESNGKSVRVDGAPVDVATGEVVWGEPGTNGQHAFYQLLHQGTVLVPADFVGFAQPNDLARDRGLDGMHDLLLANFLAQPRALAFGRTAEEVAAEGTAEAVVPHRVMPGNRPSNVLVAPKLTPSVLGQLVAAYEHRVFTQGVVWGINSFDQWGVELGKVMANQLAPKLQSEAAPEYDADSSTDALVRLLREGSGRPA; this is encoded by the coding sequence ATGGGCGTCAGGGACAGCGCGGAGTGGCAGGCACTCGTCGAGCACCACCGGCAGGTGGGCGACCGCCACCTCCGGGACCTGTTCGCCGAGGACCCCCGGCGCGGCACCGACCTCGTGGTCACCGCCGGCGACCTGTACCTGGACTACTCCAAGAACCGGCTCACCCGCGAGACGGTCCGGCTGCTCGCGGCGCTGGCCGAGCGGGCCGGGCTGCGCGAGCGCACCGAGGCGGTGTTCCGCGGCGAGCACGTCAACACCACCGAGGACCGCGCCGTCCTGCACGTCGCGCTCCGCGACCCCCGCAGGAGCGGCCTGGACGTCGACGGCCAGGACGTGCGGCGCGACGTGCACGAGGTGCTCGACCGGATGGCGGACGTCGCCGACCGGGTGCGCGGCGGGGCGTGGACCGGGCACACCGGCCAGCGGATCCGCACGGTGGTCAACATCGGCATCGGCGGCTCGGACCTCGGCCCGGCCATGGCCCACCAGGCGCTGCGCGACTCCTCCGACCGGTCGCTGACCTTCCGGTTCGTCTCCAACGTGGACCCGACCGACCTGGCCGAGGCCACCCGCGACCTGGACCCGGCCAGCACGCTGTTCGTCGTCGTGTCCAAGACCTTCACCACCCAGGAGACGCTGACCAACGCCCGGGAGGCCCGCCGCTGGCTGGTCGAGGGCCTGGGCGGTGACCCCGACGCCGTCGCGAGGCACTTCGTCGCCGTCTCCACCAACGCCGGCAAGGTGGCGGAGTTCGGCATCGACACCGCCAACATGTTCGGCTTCTGGGACTGGGTGGGCGGCCGGTACTCCTTCACCTCCGCCGTCGGGCTCTCCCTGATGGTGGCGATCGGCCCGGAGCGGTACCGGGAGATGCTCGACGGGTTCCACACCATGGACGAGCACTTCCGCACCGCCCCGTACGAGGAGAACCTGCCGGCGCTGCTGGGGCTGATCTCGGTCTGGTACGTCGACCTCTTCGGCGCGCAGAGCCAGGCGGTGCTGCCCTACTCCCAGTACCTCGCCCGCTTCCCCGCCTACCTGCAGCAGCTGTGCATGGAGTCCAACGGCAAGTCGGTGCGGGTCGACGGCGCCCCGGTCGACGTCGCGACCGGCGAGGTCGTGTGGGGCGAGCCGGGCACCAACGGCCAGCACGCGTTCTACCAGCTGCTGCACCAGGGCACGGTGCTCGTGCCGGCGGACTTCGTCGGCTTCGCCCAGCCCAACGACCTCGCCCGCGACCGCGGCCTGGACGGCATGCACGACCTGCTCCTGGCCAACTTCCTGGCCCAGCCGCGGGCCCTGGCCTTCGGCCGCACCGCGGAAGAGGTGGCCGCCGAGGGGACGGCGGAGGCGGTGGTGCCGCACCGGGTGATGCCGGGCAACCGCCCGTCGAACGTCCTCGTGGCGCCGAAGCTGACGCCGTCGGTCCTCGGCCAGCTGGTCGCCGCCTACGAGCACCGGGTCTTCACCCAGGGCGTGGTGTGGGGCATCAACTCCTTCGACCAGTGGGGCGTGGAGCTGGGCAAGGTCATGGCCAACCAGCTCGCGCCGAAGCTGCAGAGCGAGGCCGCGCCGGAGTACGACGCCGACTCCTCGACCGACGCGCTGGTGCGGCTGCTGCGGGAGGGCAGCGGCCGCCCGGCCTGA
- the pcaD gene encoding 3-oxoadipate enol-lactonase, with the protein MTAVEVSYTEDGPADAPVVVLSNSLGATRGMWDPQVPALAERYRVVTYDTRGHGASPSPAGPYGLDDLVDDLVALLDRLGARRAHVVGLSLGGMTALRLAAREPDRVDRLVAMATSAKPDPQGFLDRAAAVRADGTASIAPAVVARWLTPQYAAGHPELVARLEGMVAAADDEGYALCAEVVAAVDLRADLGRITAPTLVVSGAEDPALPPPHQQAIVDGIAGAALVSVSPGAHLPNLEQPLEVTGALLGHLDAAGEHA; encoded by the coding sequence GTGACAGCCGTCGAGGTGTCGTACACCGAGGACGGGCCGGCCGACGCGCCGGTCGTCGTCCTGTCCAACTCCCTGGGCGCGACGCGCGGGATGTGGGACCCCCAGGTGCCCGCGCTGGCCGAGCGCTACCGGGTGGTCACCTACGACACCCGCGGCCACGGGGCGTCGCCGTCCCCGGCCGGGCCGTACGGCCTCGACGACCTGGTGGACGACCTGGTCGCGCTGCTCGACCGGCTCGGCGCGCGGCGCGCGCACGTGGTGGGGCTGTCGCTGGGCGGGATGACCGCGCTGCGGCTGGCCGCCCGGGAACCGGACCGGGTGGACCGGCTGGTCGCCATGGCCACCTCGGCGAAGCCGGACCCGCAGGGCTTCCTGGACCGGGCCGCCGCCGTGCGCGCCGACGGCACCGCGAGCATCGCACCGGCCGTGGTCGCCCGGTGGCTGACGCCGCAGTACGCCGCCGGGCACCCCGAGCTGGTCGCCCGGCTGGAGGGCATGGTCGCGGCGGCGGACGACGAGGGCTACGCGCTGTGCGCCGAGGTGGTGGCCGCCGTCGACCTGCGGGCCGACCTCGGCCGGATCACCGCGCCGACGCTCGTGGTGTCCGGCGCGGAGGACCCTGCGCTGCCCCCGCCCCACCAGCAGGCCATCGTCGACGGCATCGCCGGCGCCGCACTGGTGTCGGTGAGCCCGGGTGCGCACCTGCCGAACCTGGAGCAGCCGCTGGAGGTCACCGGGGCGCTGCTCGGCCACCTGGACGCCGCCGGCGAGCACGCCTGA